From a region of the Pongo pygmaeus isolate AG05252 chromosome 5, NHGRI_mPonPyg2-v2.0_pri, whole genome shotgun sequence genome:
- the LOC129039459 gene encoding HLA class II histocompatibility antigen, DRB1 beta chain, whose translation MVCLKLPGGSSLAALTVTLMVLSSPLALSGDTRPRFLEYSTSECYFFNGTERVRFLDRYFYNQEEYVRFDSDVGEYRPVTELGRPSAENWNSQKDLLEDSRAAVDTFCRHNYGVVESFTVQRRVQPKVTVYPAKTQPLQHHNLLVCSVNGFYPGSIEVRWFRNGQEEKTGVVSTGLIQNGDWTFQTLVMLETVPRSGEVYTCQVEHPSVTSPLTVEWRARSESAQSKMLSGVGGFVLGLLFLGTGLFIYFRNQKGHSRLPPTGL comes from the exons ATGGTGTGTCTGAAGCTCCCTGGAGGCTCTAGCTTGGCGGCTCTGACAGTGACACTGATGGTGCTGAGCTCCCCACTGGCTTTGTCTGGGGACACCCGAC CACGTTTCTTGGAGTACTCTACGAGTGAGTGTTATTTTTTCAATGGGACGGAGCGGGTGCGGTTCCTGGACAGATACTTCTATAACCAAGAGGAGTACGTGCGCTTCGACAGCGACGTGGGGGAGTACCGGCCGGTGACGGAGCTGGGGCGGCCTAGCGCCGAGAACTGGAACAGCCAGAAGGACCTCCTGGAAGACAGCCGGGCCGCGGTGGACACCTTCTGCAGACACAACTACGGGGTTGTGGAGAGCTTCACAGTGCAGCGGCGAG TCCAACCTAAGGTGACTGTGTATCCTGCAAAGACTCAGCCCCTGCAGCACCACAACCTGCTGGTCTGCTCTGTGAATGGTTTCTATCCAGGCAGCATTGAAGTCAGGTGGTTCCGGAACGGCCAGGAAGAGAAGACTGGGGTGGTGTCCACAGGCCTGATCCAGAATGGAGACTGGACATTCCAGACCCTGGTGATGCTGGAAACAGTTCCTCGGAGTGGAGAGGTTTACACCTGCCAAGTGGAGCACCCAAGCGTGACAAGCCCTCtcacagtggaatgga GAGCACGGTCTGAATCTGCACAGAGCAAGATGCTGAGTGGAGTCGGGGGCTTTGTGCTGGGCCTGCTCTTCCTTGGGACAGGGCTGTTCATCTACTTCAGGAATCAGAAAG GACACTCTAGACTTCCGCCAACAG GACTCTGA